The Peribacillus sp. FSL P2-0133 genome has a segment encoding these proteins:
- a CDS encoding catalase encodes MSDKSKKPNDESKETLTNRQGHPVTNNQSLRTVGNRGPSTLENYDFLEKISHFDRERIPERVVHARGAGAHGYFVPTGKAGEEPISKYTRAKVFQEEGKKTPVFVRFSSVIHGGTSPETLRDPRGFAVKFYTEDGNWDLVGNNLKIFFIRDAMKFPDLIHAFKPDPVTNIQDGRRIFDFCSSSPETFHMITFVFSPWGIPANYRMMQGSGVNTYKWVNEEGKAVLVKYHWEPKQGIKNLTQQEANEIQATNFNHATQDLYEAIERGDYPEWDLNVQIMSDDDHPELDFDPLDDTKIWPKDEFPWLHVGTMVLNKNPEDYFTEVEQAAFGTGVLVDGLDFSDDKMLQGRTFSYSDTQRHRVGANYLQLPINAPKKPTATNQTGGQMQYEVGRGSQSPHINYEPSTVGGLKEAKQTGKEYTPMVEGKLVRETIDRQNNTKQAGETFREFEDWEKDDLISNLVAALAPADKRIQEKMIALAEEADEEYGRRLKEGLAAASEHTDSSKPLGGTDNPEDAVRKGHEADPY; translated from the coding sequence TTGTCTGATAAATCCAAAAAACCAAATGATGAATCGAAAGAAACATTAACGAACAGGCAAGGGCACCCGGTAACGAATAACCAGAGTCTTAGAACTGTAGGAAACAGAGGACCTAGTACACTTGAGAACTATGATTTCCTGGAAAAGATCAGCCACTTCGATAGGGAGCGTATCCCTGAACGGGTGGTGCACGCCCGTGGTGCAGGTGCACATGGTTATTTCGTTCCGACCGGTAAAGCGGGGGAAGAGCCTATTTCAAAATATACGAGAGCGAAGGTTTTTCAGGAAGAAGGTAAAAAAACCCCGGTATTCGTGAGATTTTCATCTGTTATTCATGGAGGGACGTCCCCGGAAACGTTACGTGATCCCAGGGGATTTGCGGTTAAATTTTATACGGAGGATGGAAACTGGGATCTTGTAGGCAATAACCTGAAAATTTTCTTTATCCGTGATGCCATGAAATTCCCGGATTTGATTCATGCCTTCAAACCCGATCCGGTCACGAACATTCAGGACGGCAGGAGGATTTTCGATTTTTGCTCGAGCTCACCTGAAACATTCCATATGATTACCTTTGTGTTTTCCCCATGGGGCATTCCAGCTAACTACCGCATGATGCAAGGGTCAGGGGTCAATACTTATAAATGGGTCAATGAGGAAGGGAAAGCGGTGCTTGTCAAGTATCATTGGGAACCGAAACAAGGGATCAAGAACCTGACACAGCAAGAGGCAAATGAAATTCAAGCTACGAATTTCAATCATGCCACACAGGATCTATATGAAGCGATCGAACGCGGGGACTATCCTGAATGGGATCTCAACGTACAGATCATGAGTGATGATGATCATCCTGAGTTGGATTTTGATCCGCTGGATGATACGAAAATCTGGCCGAAAGATGAGTTCCCATGGCTGCATGTCGGTACGATGGTTTTGAATAAAAACCCTGAAGACTATTTCACTGAAGTAGAACAGGCTGCATTCGGCACCGGTGTCCTAGTGGATGGACTGGACTTTTCTGATGACAAGATGTTACAGGGACGTACATTCTCTTATTCCGATACACAGCGCCACCGTGTTGGTGCGAATTATCTGCAATTGCCGATTAATGCTCCAAAGAAACCAACAGCCACGAATCAGACTGGCGGACAGATGCAATATGAAGTTGGCAGAGGCAGCCAAAGCCCCCACATCAACTACGAACCATCAACTGTCGGCGGCTTGAAAGAAGCCAAGCAGACGGGCAAGGAGTATACACCTATGGTGGAAGGGAAACTTGTTCGTGAGACAATCGATCGCCAAAACAATACGAAACAGGCTGGTGAAACATTCCGTGAATTCGAGGATTGGGAAAAAGACGATTTAATTTCCAATTTAGTGGCGGCATTGGCTCCTGCCGACAAGCGCATTCAGGAAAAAATGATAGCTCTTGCCGAAGAGGCCGATGAAGAGTATGGCCGCAGATTGAAAGAGGGACTGGCCGCGGCTTCTGAACATACGGACTCTTCAAAACCTCTGGGTGGGACGGATAACCCTGAGGACGCCGTTAGAAAAGGACATGAAGCGGATCCATATTGA
- the uvrA gene encoding excinuclease ABC subunit UvrA, with amino-acid sequence MAMDKIVIKGARANNLKNIDITIPRDKLVVLTGLSGSGKSSLAFDTIYAEGQRRYVESLSAYARQFLGQVDKPDVDAIEGLSPAISIDQKTTSRNPRSTVGTVTEIYDYLRLLFARVGRPTCPIHNIEITSQTIEQMVDRILDYPERTKLQVLAPLVSGRKGTHAKVLEEVKKQGYVRIRVNGEMHDLSEEITLEKNKKHSIEVIIDRIVIKEGIMARLADSLESALQLGEGKVIIDVMGEEELLFSEHHACPYCGFSIEELEPRMFSFNSPFGACPDCDGLGARLEVDRDLVIPNNELSLRQHAIAPWEPTSSQYYPQLLEAVANHYGIDMDVPVKDLPEEKMDKVLLGSGKDKIHFRYKNDFGRVQEGYIPFEGVLRNIERRFKETSSDYIREQMQKYMSEHHCPTCKGHRLKKESLSVLIQGVHISETTALSVEDALVFFDELDLTEKEAAIARLILREIRERLGFLANVGLEYLTLSRAAGTLSGGEAQRIRLATQIGSRLTGVLYILDEPSIGLHQRDNDRLIETLKNMREIGNTLIVVEHDEDTMIAADYLIDVGPGAGAHGGEIVAAGTPEEVMNNPKSLTGQYLAGKKFIPLPLERRKNDGRVIEIKGAKENNLKNVNVKFPLGVFTAVTGVSGSGKSTLVNEILHKSLAQKLNRAKARPGDFREIKGIEHLDKVIDIDQSPIGRTPRSNPATYTGVFDDVRDVFASTNEAKIRGYKKGRFSFNVKGGRCEACRGDGIIKIEMHFLPDVYVPCEICHGKRYNRETLEVKYKGKNISDILDMTVEEGVSFFENIPKIKRKLQTIYDVGLGYIKLGQPATTLSGGEAQRVKLASELHRRSTGRSFYILDEPTTGLHVHDIARLLQVLQRLVDNGDTVLVIEHNLDVIKTADHIIDLGPEGGDKGGTIVTYGTPEKICEVSESYTGKYLKPVLTRDQIRMENWIEEKETQHEHA; translated from the coding sequence ATGGCAATGGATAAAATTGTGATAAAAGGCGCCAGGGCCAACAATTTAAAGAATATTGATATCACGATACCGAGAGACAAACTTGTTGTACTGACCGGATTATCCGGATCTGGAAAGTCTTCCTTGGCTTTTGATACGATTTATGCAGAAGGGCAAAGACGTTATGTAGAATCACTGTCCGCTTATGCTCGTCAATTCTTAGGCCAAGTGGATAAACCGGATGTCGATGCGATCGAAGGTTTGTCACCAGCCATTTCCATAGACCAGAAAACGACCAGTCGAAATCCTCGTTCAACCGTAGGGACTGTTACGGAGATCTATGATTATTTAAGGCTGTTATTTGCACGGGTCGGCAGGCCGACCTGTCCGATCCATAATATTGAAATCACCTCACAAACGATTGAGCAAATGGTGGACCGCATTCTTGATTACCCTGAACGAACCAAGCTTCAGGTATTGGCACCGCTTGTCTCGGGCAGAAAAGGGACACATGCAAAAGTCTTGGAGGAAGTTAAGAAACAAGGATATGTCCGCATTCGTGTGAATGGGGAAATGCATGATCTCAGCGAGGAGATCACTCTCGAAAAGAATAAAAAGCATTCAATTGAAGTCATCATAGACCGGATCGTCATTAAAGAGGGTATCATGGCGCGGCTCGCAGATTCATTGGAAAGTGCTTTGCAGCTTGGCGAAGGCAAAGTCATCATTGACGTCATGGGTGAGGAAGAGCTGCTGTTCAGTGAACATCATGCTTGTCCATACTGCGGATTTTCGATTGAAGAGTTAGAGCCGAGAATGTTCTCCTTCAATAGCCCATTTGGGGCATGCCCAGATTGTGATGGCTTGGGGGCGAGGCTTGAGGTGGACCGTGATCTGGTCATCCCGAATAACGAATTAAGCCTCCGCCAACATGCGATTGCACCATGGGAGCCGACGAGTTCTCAATATTATCCGCAGCTCCTTGAAGCGGTAGCCAACCATTATGGGATAGATATGGATGTGCCCGTTAAAGATTTACCGGAAGAGAAGATGGATAAGGTCTTGCTTGGTTCAGGTAAAGATAAGATTCATTTCCGCTATAAAAATGATTTTGGAAGAGTGCAAGAAGGATATATTCCTTTTGAAGGAGTGTTAAGAAACATCGAAAGGCGCTTCAAGGAGACGAGTTCAGACTATATTCGTGAGCAAATGCAGAAATATATGTCAGAACATCACTGTCCGACCTGTAAGGGTCATCGATTAAAAAAAGAGAGTCTTTCCGTGCTCATTCAAGGGGTCCATATAAGTGAAACGACAGCTTTATCAGTGGAAGATGCGTTAGTATTTTTCGATGAGCTTGATTTGACTGAAAAGGAAGCTGCAATTGCGAGATTGATTTTACGTGAAATTCGTGAGCGGCTCGGTTTCCTGGCTAATGTAGGTTTGGAATATTTGACGTTGAGCAGGGCAGCGGGAACATTATCAGGCGGTGAAGCGCAGCGTATACGATTGGCTACGCAGATCGGTTCCCGATTGACGGGAGTACTCTATATTTTGGATGAACCTTCAATAGGGCTGCATCAGAGGGATAACGATCGATTGATCGAAACATTGAAGAATATGCGCGAAATCGGGAACACCCTGATTGTTGTCGAGCATGATGAAGATACGATGATTGCTGCGGACTATTTGATTGATGTTGGTCCTGGAGCAGGAGCGCATGGAGGGGAAATAGTGGCCGCTGGTACTCCGGAAGAGGTCATGAATAACCCTAAATCCTTAACGGGCCAATATTTAGCAGGGAAGAAATTCATTCCATTGCCATTGGAACGCCGGAAAAATGATGGCCGTGTCATTGAAATAAAAGGTGCCAAGGAAAATAATTTGAAAAACGTTAATGTGAAATTCCCACTTGGAGTCTTTACAGCCGTTACAGGAGTCTCTGGATCAGGGAAAAGTACATTAGTGAATGAGATCCTCCATAAATCGTTGGCTCAAAAGCTGAATAGGGCAAAAGCCAGACCAGGCGATTTCCGTGAGATCAAGGGAATTGAGCATTTAGATAAAGTCATTGATATTGATCAATCACCGATCGGCAGAACCCCACGATCGAATCCAGCTACCTACACGGGTGTATTCGATGATGTTCGTGATGTATTTGCCTCGACTAATGAAGCGAAAATCCGCGGTTATAAAAAAGGAAGGTTCAGTTTCAATGTGAAGGGCGGCCGTTGTGAAGCATGCCGAGGTGATGGCATTATCAAGATTGAAATGCATTTTCTTCCAGATGTCTATGTCCCATGTGAAATCTGTCATGGGAAACGTTATAACCGGGAAACTCTTGAAGTGAAATATAAAGGGAAAAACATTTCCGACATCCTCGATATGACAGTTGAGGAAGGCGTTAGTTTCTTTGAAAATATCCCAAAAATCAAACGGAAGCTACAAACGATTTATGATGTTGGTTTGGGTTATATCAAGCTTGGACAGCCTGCTACCACTTTATCAGGCGGTGAAGCGCAAAGGGTGAAACTTGCTTCTGAATTGCATCGCCGTTCCACTGGGCGCTCCTTTTATATCTTGGATGAACCAACTACCGGACTTCATGTCCACGATATAGCAAGGCTGCTCCAGGTTCTGCAGCGGCTGGTTGACAATGGGGATACAGTTCTGGTGATCGAGCATAATCTGGATGTCATCAAGACGGCGGACCATATTATTGACCTGGGACCGGAAGGCGGAGATAAGGGCGGAACAATCGTCACTTATGGAACACCTGAAAAAATATGTGAAGTTTCCGAATCGTATACGGGAAAATACTTAAAACCTGTACTTACCCGTGATCAAATTCGTATGGAAAATTGGATTGAAGAAAAAGAAACTCAGCATGAACATGCTTAA
- a CDS encoding DUF4097 domain-containing protein yields the protein MQEERKKILEMIQDGKLSAEEAMGLLEELDKASQESEAKEQKLQNELSTVVVDKKSEGSTQDTFKKNIQSSKEKIIDFVESAFKKIKETDLDFNFGKSVEVSHIFQHDHDFLNEVDVDIANGKIKIAAWDHNDVRVECEAKVYRVEDIEEARKNFLEEVDFTIENGKLRFKVREKSIKVDTIMYIPRKEYEDIHIRMFNGAITTESLKSENLKAKTANGAIHIMQGTGDSCELETANGMITIADTNFNDLEAETLNGAINADGYFKKLDVQTFNGEIICTNSGMDCDSIHAKSITGKVQLTLPTGKAIEGELKSNLGSFNVTLEGMTIIEEKSDVVQKVLKFKTVKEEVPVLHVFAETKTAAITVS from the coding sequence ATGCAGGAGGAAAGAAAGAAAATCTTAGAAATGATTCAGGATGGAAAGTTATCAGCGGAAGAAGCCATGGGCTTATTGGAAGAATTAGATAAAGCCAGTCAGGAAAGTGAAGCTAAAGAGCAGAAATTGCAAAATGAATTATCGACGGTAGTCGTGGATAAGAAAAGCGAGGGAAGCACTCAGGATACGTTTAAGAAGAATATCCAGTCATCGAAAGAAAAGATTATTGATTTCGTTGAAAGTGCTTTTAAGAAAATCAAAGAAACGGACCTTGATTTCAATTTTGGGAAATCTGTGGAGGTCAGTCATATTTTCCAGCATGATCATGATTTCCTGAATGAAGTTGATGTGGATATAGCAAATGGGAAAATAAAAATCGCCGCATGGGACCATAATGATGTCAGGGTTGAATGCGAAGCTAAGGTATACCGTGTGGAAGATATAGAAGAAGCTAGGAAGAACTTTTTGGAAGAAGTCGATTTCACTATTGAAAATGGAAAATTGAGGTTCAAGGTTCGTGAAAAATCCATAAAGGTTGATACGATCATGTACATTCCAAGGAAGGAATATGAGGATATCCATATAAGGATGTTCAATGGCGCAATCACGACTGAATCATTGAAATCAGAGAACCTTAAAGCGAAGACGGCGAATGGTGCCATTCATATCATGCAGGGTACGGGTGATTCGTGTGAGCTTGAAACAGCTAACGGGATGATCACCATTGCGGATACCAACTTTAATGACTTGGAAGCCGAGACCCTGAATGGAGCGATTAATGCCGATGGATACTTCAAGAAATTGGATGTCCAAACTTTCAATGGGGAAATCATCTGTACGAATTCAGGGATGGATTGCGATTCGATCCATGCTAAGTCAATCACTGGAAAAGTCCAGCTGACCCTGCCAACAGGTAAGGCGATCGAAGGAGAGTTGAAATCAAATTTAGGAAGCTTTAATGTAACTTTGGAAGGGATGACCATCATCGAAGAGAAAAGTGATGTGGTTCAGAAGGTCCTTAAGTTTAAGACGGTTAAGGAAGAGGTTCCTGTGCTCCATGTTTTTGCAGAAACCAAGACGGCAGCGATAACGGTTTCCTGA
- a CDS encoding MMPL family transporter, which translates to MMTGKTGRWVVIAVWIIAAIALTFTLPAVNDRTANNAADLPEDSPSVMADELIKEEFPKSSGLPALLTWHRESGLTEADLAEIQYLSKELTDNPLTQQSFLPPLHEIPLPALQGSVSEDGTTFVQPLFFKEKTETEILEKNLESINEKVSERIGSDPFKVPTDSDELSLRVTGPVGISVDATGLFSGADFKLLLATVILVLVVLLLIYRSPLLAIIPLIGVGFAYIVTSPILGFMADHGWITVDSQAISIMTVLLFGAGTDYCLFLISHYRSELRNHESKRKAMIAAFKDSSGAIAMSGLTIVISLLTLLVAKYGAYHRFAVPFSLSILIMMLAALTLVPALLSVFGRASFFPIVPRTPEMEEARAKKKGKAVKKHKGGRIGKWLGHIVTTKPWTVILTCLIIFSVLAGYSSQIKYSYDILSSFPEDMNSREGYSVISDSYSPGELAPATVVIDTDGEDIDLAPALERMNIVESVADPVTSKSNKDLQSYDVTFNLNPYAIEAIDSIPEIRTMAEKELKAANISSVDEKVWIGGQTATQFDKRDTVKSDEFMIIPIIIVLISLLLLAYLRSVTAMVYLMGTVILSFFAAMGLGWIILHYFMGVDAIEGTIPLYSFVFLVALGEDYNIFMVSSIWRKKETMPIQQAIRKGVAETSGVITSAGIILAATFSVLATLPIQVLVQFGLITALGVLMDTFIVRPFLVPAITALLGRRAFWPSKVTNHEEKEHVN; encoded by the coding sequence ATGATGACTGGAAAAACCGGTCGTTGGGTTGTCATTGCTGTATGGATAATTGCAGCAATCGCATTAACCTTCACATTGCCTGCCGTAAATGATCGAACAGCAAATAATGCCGCAGACTTGCCCGAAGACTCACCTTCTGTCATGGCTGATGAACTTATTAAAGAAGAGTTTCCAAAATCCTCTGGATTACCTGCCCTCCTTACATGGCATCGGGAAAGTGGACTGACAGAGGCCGACTTGGCTGAAATCCAGTACCTTTCCAAAGAACTGACAGATAACCCATTGACACAGCAATCTTTTTTACCGCCGCTTCATGAAATTCCGTTGCCTGCTCTTCAAGGATCGGTTTCAGAAGATGGAACGACTTTCGTACAGCCGCTTTTCTTTAAAGAAAAGACCGAGACTGAAATTCTCGAAAAAAATCTTGAAAGCATTAATGAGAAAGTATCGGAACGCATTGGATCTGACCCATTCAAGGTCCCGACAGATTCAGATGAATTATCCCTTCGAGTGACAGGCCCTGTAGGAATATCCGTCGATGCAACCGGTTTATTTTCAGGTGCTGATTTCAAATTGCTATTAGCGACAGTAATACTTGTACTTGTCGTCTTATTACTTATTTACCGCTCCCCGCTTTTAGCCATCATTCCTCTAATCGGAGTAGGCTTCGCCTATATTGTCACGAGCCCTATTCTTGGATTCATGGCAGACCATGGTTGGATTACAGTCGATTCACAGGCAATTTCAATAATGACCGTATTATTATTCGGTGCCGGAACGGATTATTGTCTATTTTTAATTTCTCACTACAGAAGTGAATTAAGGAATCATGAAAGCAAACGGAAAGCCATGATCGCCGCATTTAAAGATTCATCAGGCGCCATTGCGATGAGCGGACTTACGATCGTCATCTCCCTGCTAACATTGCTTGTAGCCAAATACGGAGCCTACCACCGTTTCGCTGTACCATTCAGCTTGTCCATTTTAATCATGATGCTGGCAGCTTTAACACTTGTACCGGCATTGCTTTCTGTATTCGGAAGGGCTTCCTTCTTCCCGATCGTTCCGCGTACTCCTGAAATGGAAGAAGCACGGGCTAAGAAAAAGGGAAAAGCCGTCAAAAAGCATAAAGGTGGCCGCATCGGTAAATGGCTTGGTCATATCGTCACGACCAAGCCATGGACTGTCATTCTTACATGCCTGATCATCTTCAGTGTTTTAGCTGGATATTCTTCACAAATAAAATATTCATATGATATTCTCTCTTCCTTCCCTGAAGATATGAACTCCCGTGAAGGCTATTCTGTCATTTCCGACTCGTACTCACCGGGCGAACTGGCACCAGCCACAGTGGTTATCGATACGGATGGTGAAGATATCGATTTAGCGCCGGCATTAGAGAGGATGAATATTGTTGAAAGTGTTGCCGATCCAGTCACAAGTAAATCCAATAAAGATCTGCAATCCTACGACGTCACATTCAACTTGAACCCATATGCTATCGAGGCCATTGATTCCATTCCGGAAATCCGCACAATGGCGGAGAAAGAATTGAAGGCCGCCAATATATCTTCCGTTGATGAAAAGGTTTGGATTGGCGGGCAAACTGCGACGCAATTCGATAAAAGGGATACCGTAAAATCCGATGAGTTCATGATCATCCCGATCATCATCGTCCTGATTTCCCTGCTCCTCTTAGCCTACTTGCGATCTGTGACAGCCATGGTGTATTTAATGGGGACAGTCATTCTCTCATTCTTTGCAGCAATGGGCTTAGGTTGGATAATCCTGCACTATTTCATGGGTGTCGATGCCATAGAGGGGACAATTCCACTTTATTCTTTCGTATTCCTGGTTGCGCTTGGAGAGGATTATAACATTTTCATGGTTTCAAGCATTTGGCGTAAGAAAGAAACGATGCCAATCCAGCAGGCCATCAGAAAGGGCGTTGCCGAAACAAGCGGTGTCATCACTTCGGCCGGAATAATCTTGGCAGCGACTTTTTCCGTTCTAGCCACACTTCCGATTCAAGTATTGGTTCAATTCGGGCTCATTACTGCTCTTGGTGTGTTAATGGACACATTCATTGTGCGCCCGTTCCTTGTTCCTGCAATCACCGCCCTACTTGGCCGCCGTGCTTTTTGGCCGAGTAAAGTGACCAATCATGAAGAGAAAGAACATGTCAATTAA
- the uvrB gene encoding excinuclease ABC subunit UvrB produces the protein MKDKFELVSKYSPQGDQPAAIEMLVEGIKEGKEMQTLLGATGTGKTFTVSNVIQRINKPTLVIAHNKTLAGQLYSEFKEFFPNNAVEYFVSYYDYYQPEAYVPSTDTFIEKDASINDEIDKLRHSATSSLFERKDVIIIASVSCIYGLGSPEEYGEMVVSLRTGMEIDRNALLHRLVDIQYERNDIAFQRGTFRVRGDVVEIFPASRDEHCVRVEFFGDEIDRIREVDALTGEITGEREHIAIFPASHFVTREEKMRIAIQNIETELEERLKELREDEKLLEAQRLEQRTRYDLEMMREMGFCSGIENYSRHLTLRPSGATPYTLMDYFPEDFLLVVDESHVTLSQIRGMFNGDQARKQVLVDHGFRLPSAKDNRPLRFEEFEKKVHQSIFVSATPGPYELEHTPEMVQQIIRPTGLLDPTVEVRPIEGQIDDMIGEIQERVKKNERVLITTLTKKMSEDLTDYLKEIGIKVQYLHSEVKTLERIEIIRELRMGKYDVLVGINLLREGLDIPEVSLVTILDADKEGFLRSERSLIQTMGRAARNANGHVIMYADRITNSMELAINETRRRREIQEDYNKEHGIMPQTIQKDIRDSIRATHVAEEGEEYKEDLAPSLAKLPKKERLKVMESMEKEMKEAAKALDFERAAELRDLLLELKAEG, from the coding sequence GTGAAGGATAAGTTTGAGTTAGTCTCAAAATACTCTCCTCAAGGAGATCAACCGGCAGCGATTGAAATGCTGGTCGAAGGGATTAAGGAAGGCAAGGAAATGCAGACGCTATTGGGGGCAACGGGGACAGGGAAAACGTTCACCGTTTCCAATGTGATTCAAAGAATCAATAAACCGACTCTTGTCATTGCCCACAATAAAACGTTGGCAGGGCAGCTTTACAGTGAGTTCAAAGAGTTCTTCCCTAATAATGCCGTTGAATACTTCGTTAGCTATTATGATTACTACCAGCCAGAGGCTTATGTTCCATCCACGGATACATTCATCGAAAAAGATGCAAGCATCAATGATGAAATCGATAAACTGCGTCACTCGGCAACCTCATCTTTGTTCGAAAGGAAAGATGTCATCATCATTGCCAGTGTTTCGTGCATATATGGGCTCGGTTCCCCTGAAGAGTACGGGGAGATGGTTGTTTCCCTCCGAACAGGCATGGAAATAGACCGGAATGCCTTGCTGCACAGACTCGTGGATATTCAATATGAGAGGAATGATATTGCTTTCCAACGGGGGACCTTCCGCGTTCGCGGCGACGTGGTCGAAATTTTCCCGGCTTCACGTGATGAACATTGCGTACGGGTCGAGTTTTTCGGGGATGAGATTGACCGCATCCGTGAAGTCGATGCCCTGACTGGTGAAATTACTGGTGAACGGGAACATATCGCGATTTTCCCGGCTTCCCACTTCGTAACCCGCGAAGAGAAAATGCGGATAGCCATTCAAAATATCGAAACGGAACTGGAAGAGCGATTGAAGGAATTAAGGGAAGATGAAAAACTCCTTGAAGCACAGCGCTTGGAGCAGCGGACCCGTTATGATTTGGAAATGATGCGGGAAATGGGCTTTTGTTCAGGGATCGAGAACTATTCCCGCCATTTAACCCTTCGTCCCTCAGGTGCGACACCATACACTTTAATGGATTACTTTCCAGAGGACTTCCTATTGGTCGTGGACGAATCACACGTAACCCTTTCGCAAATCCGCGGAATGTTCAATGGAGATCAGGCGCGGAAGCAAGTGCTCGTCGATCATGGCTTCCGTCTGCCGTCTGCAAAAGATAACCGCCCGCTAAGATTTGAAGAATTTGAAAAAAAGGTACATCAATCCATATTCGTTTCTGCAACTCCGGGACCATATGAACTCGAACATACGCCAGAAATGGTTCAGCAGATCATCCGTCCTACCGGATTGCTGGATCCGACGGTAGAAGTGCGGCCGATTGAAGGGCAGATAGATGACATGATCGGTGAAATACAGGAGCGCGTCAAAAAGAACGAGCGTGTGCTCATTACGACCTTGACGAAAAAGATGTCCGAAGATTTAACTGATTATTTAAAGGAAATCGGCATCAAGGTCCAATATCTTCATTCGGAAGTGAAGACCTTGGAAAGGATAGAAATCATCCGGGAACTTCGAATGGGCAAATATGATGTACTCGTTGGAATCAACCTTTTAAGGGAAGGCCTGGATATACCGGAAGTGTCGTTGGTGACCATTCTGGATGCCGATAAGGAAGGGTTCCTTCGCTCGGAACGTTCGCTTATTCAAACAATGGGCCGTGCAGCCCGTAATGCCAACGGTCACGTCATCATGTATGCAGACCGCATCACGAATTCGATGGAACTTGCCATCAATGAAACGAGGCGGCGCCGTGAAATCCAGGAAGATTATAATAAAGAGCATGGAATAATGCCTCAAACCATTCAAAAGGATATCCGTGACTCCATAAGGGCGACTCATGTAGCCGAAGAAGGCGAAGAGTATAAAGAAGACCTTGCACCAAGCCTCGCGAAGCTCCCTAAAAAAGAGCGTTTAAAAGTGATGGAGAGCATGGAAAAAGAAATGAAGGAAGCGGCAAAGGCACTGGATTTCGAGCGAGCTGCCGAGCTGCGTGATTTATTACTAGAGTTGAAAGCGGAAGGGTGA
- the hprK gene encoding HPr(Ser) kinase/phosphatase yields the protein MAKVRTKDIVEAFGLELISGEEGINRPIVTSDLSRPGLEIAGFFDYYPADRVQLLGMTEMSFFNRLNEPERIQRMEELCRDFTPGIIITRGQEVPIELIEASERESVPVMRSNMKTTRLYSRLTNFLESRLAPTTAVHGVLVDIYGLGVLITGKSGVGKSETALELVKRGHRLVADDCVEIRQEDQDTLVGNAPDLIEHLLEIRGLGIINVMTLFGAGAVRSNKKISIVINLELWEKNKQYDRVGLDEEKMKIIDTEVTKITVPVRPGRNLAVIIEVAAMNYRLKRMGVNAAEQFSDRLNHAIADPEHDEF from the coding sequence ATGGCAAAAGTCCGTACAAAGGATATAGTAGAAGCGTTCGGTCTAGAACTTATCAGTGGGGAAGAAGGAATTAACCGACCAATAGTCACGAGTGATTTATCTCGTCCCGGACTTGAAATAGCCGGTTTTTTTGATTATTATCCCGCGGATCGAGTACAGCTTTTAGGTATGACGGAGATGTCCTTTTTTAATCGGTTGAATGAACCGGAGCGAATACAGAGGATGGAAGAGTTGTGCAGGGACTTTACTCCAGGCATCATCATTACGCGTGGTCAGGAAGTGCCGATAGAATTGATCGAAGCTTCTGAGCGGGAATCCGTTCCTGTGATGAGATCTAATATGAAGACAACAAGGTTATACAGCCGTCTGACCAATTTCCTTGAAAGCAGGTTGGCACCAACTACTGCTGTTCATGGTGTATTGGTGGATATCTATGGGTTAGGGGTGTTGATCACCGGGAAAAGCGGAGTCGGTAAAAGTGAGACAGCCCTGGAATTGGTGAAACGGGGTCATCGTCTCGTAGCCGATGACTGCGTCGAAATCAGGCAGGAAGACCAAGATACGCTAGTAGGGAATGCCCCAGATTTAATCGAACATCTTCTTGAAATAAGAGGATTGGGAATCATAAATGTAATGACACTTTTTGGAGCTGGGGCAGTCCGAAGCAATAAAAAGATCTCAATTGTCATCAATCTGGAACTATGGGAAAAAAACAAGCAGTATGACCGGGTTGGTCTTGATGAAGAAAAAATGAAAATCATCGATACGGAAGTGACGAAAATTACCGTACCTGTCCGTCCAGGGCGAAATTTAGCAGTTATCATTGAAGTGGCAGCCATGAATTACCGCCTGAAACGAATGGGTGTAAATGCTGCGGAACAGTTTTCAGATCGCTTGAACCATGCCATTGCAGATCCGGAACATGATGAATTTTAA
- a CDS encoding CsbA family protein, with amino-acid sequence MIKILSALFLPCLLVMLFSRVTYNNVVGLVLTVALITASAYKGYTHTNLLIIVDALSLTVGFWLSKRMMKRTSKSA; translated from the coding sequence ATGATTAAAATTCTTTCTGCCCTTTTCCTTCCTTGTCTACTTGTCATGCTATTTTCAAGAGTCACCTATAACAATGTCGTGGGCCTTGTTTTAACTGTTGCCTTGATTACAGCTTCTGCATATAAAGGTTATACGCATACAAACTTATTGATCATCGTCGATGCCTTATCCCTGACAGTTGGATTTTGGTTATCAAAAAGAATGATGAAACGTACATCCAAGAGCGCCTGA